The window AGATCGAGGGACGCATGCGCCCGGCGGAGTTCATCCGCCGCATCGTGCGCACCTACCGCAAGGCGATTGACAGCTACATCGCCGATCCTTTCGGCTACCAAGTCGACGAAGCGGGCTGGCGCGACCTCTTCGACAACCGTGCGCGCGACTTCACGACGACGTTCGCCTTAGGGCCGACGACAGCACGCGACATCGGCTTTGACGGCACGCGCGAACCTCGCTTCTTCAGCGAGGCCGTGAAGGAGCCGGGCTTCCAGGACGACATTCTGAAGACGGAGCGCCCCATCGCACGCGAGAATGCGCCCCATCGCCGTCTCTCGGTGCGCGTCGGCGACATCGAAGGCGCACGCGCCGCCATCGAGAGCGGCGCCGATGCCGTCTACGTCGGCGGCGAAGCATTCCGCCCGAAGAAGCCGTGGCGGCTCACGGACATCGAATCCATCATCGAAACGGCGAATGAATCGGGCGCAAAGATCTTCGTCAATACACCGCGCACGACGATGCGCCGCGAATGCGGCGAACTTGAGCAATTCTTCACAGTGCTTGAACGCCTGCAGCCCGCCGGCATTCTCGTCAGCAACCTCGGCTCCCTGCGCCTCGCCCAGACGATCACGAGCCTGCCCGTGCAAGCTGATCTCTCGTTCAACCTTTTCAACCATCTCGCCGCAAAGTTCCTCAAGGAAAACGGTCTTGCCATGGCGGCATCCTCCTTCGAGCTTTCCTTCGAGCAGCTTCGAAGCCTCGTTGAGGCCTCGGAGCTTCCCATCGAAACGGTTGTGCACGGCTCTTACGAATCCATGATCCTCGATCACAATCTGCCCGAGATGTCCTTGGGCAGCTACGACCCGCTGAAGAATCCCGAATTTCTCGATCGCCGCTATGCACTGCGCGACAGGACGGGCGAGGTTCATTCCATCCGCATCGACCAGTTCGGGCGCAACCACCTCTACTTCGCGAAGGATCTGTGTCTTTATCCGTACCTTGAGAAGTTCAACGGCATCGCCTCCTACCGCATCGAGGCGCAGGACTACGCGCCTGCGCTTGTCGCTCTCGTCACGAAAACGTACCGCGAGGCGCTCGATGCGCTCTCACGCGGGGAAAAGGCCTTCGATGAATCCGCGCTCGCCGCACTCGCCGCGAAGAGTCCGCGCGCTTTCGGTCTCGGCATCTACCGTTTCCGCGAGTCGAAGGATTCGATCTAAAAAAGCGCGGATGAATCCAACACTCATTTCATCCACGCTCCCCCTAAGGAGGTCATTATTTGAAAGAATACATCGGCGCTGAAGCCATCCTCGAAAAGAAGAAGAAGTACATCATGCCCTGTCTCGGCCACTTCTACCGTGAGCCGCGCCAAATCGTGCGCGGCTCCATGCAGTACCTCTTCGACAGCGAGGGCAGGAAGTATCTCGACTGTTTCGCGGGTGTTTCCGTCATCAACTGCGGCCACTGCAATCCCGAGATTACGGAGAAGGTCACAAAGCAGGTCGAAACATTGCAGCATGTCTGCAACATCTACTTGACGGAGAACTTCGTGAACCTCGCCGAAAAACTTGCCGAGATCACGCCCGGCGACCTGCAGAAGAGCTTCTTCTGCTCGACGGGCACGGAAGCGACGGAGGGCGCTGCGCTGCTCGCGACCATTCACACGGGAAGCAGCGAGTTCATCGCACTCCGAAACGGTCTGCACGGGCGCACAAAGCTCACGATGAGCCTTACGGGCATCGGCATGTGGCGCACCGATCCGAACCCCGTCGGCGGCATCCAGTTCGCACCGAACCCGTACTGCTACCGCTGTCCGCTCGGCAAGACCCATCCCGAATGCGGCCTTGCCTGCGCCGATGAGGTCGAGACGATCATCCGGACGGCGACGAGCGGCAAACCCGCCGCCTTCATCGCCGAAAGCATTCAAGGCAACGCAGGCATCATCGTGCCGCCGGAAGGATACTTCCAGCGCGTCAAAGAAATCATCTCGTCCTACGGCGGTCTCTTCATCGCGGACGAGGTACAGACGGGATTTGCTCGCACGGGCAGGATGTTCGCCATCGAGCACGCGGGCGTCGTGCCCGACATCATGTGCGTCGCCAAGGCGCTCGGCAACGGACAGCCCATCTCCGCCTTCATCGCGAGTGCCAAGGTCGCTGACAGCTACACGAAGCCCGGCGCCTCAACCTTGGGAGGCAACCCCGTTTCGAGTACGGCAGGACTCGCTGTCCTCAACTACATCGAGGAGCATCACCTCGCCGAAAATGCCGAAGCGCGCGGCAAACAATTGCGCAAGGGACTCGCCGAAATTCAGAAGCGCCACCCGATCATCGGCGACATCCGCGGCCTCGGCCTTATGACGGGCGCAGAATTCGTCCACAGCGACAAGCGCCCCGCCCCTGAAGAGCTGGACACAGTGCTCGAAGAGCTCAAAGATCGCGGCTTCATCGTCGGCAAGAACGGCGTCGCCAGAAACGTCATGGCGTTCCAGCCGCCGCTCATCATCACGGAAGAGAATATCAACGACGTGCTCGACGCCCTTGAGCACGTGTTGGTGAAGTTCAAGTTGTAGAAACAGCAGTCTTCCACATAAAAAATCCCGCGAGTGCCAAAACTCGCGGGATTTTTTTACAGGAAAATCGCTCTCAAGCGCTGATATTTTCTTCTGTCGCTTTGTCTTCCTTCTCTTCGACAGCTTCTTCCGCATTGAGCGTCGGCTCTTCCGTCAACGTTTCCTCGGACTCAGCCGCCATTTCCTCGCCGTCGCCTTCGGGCGGCTCAGGCGCGGGCGGGTTCGGATCGACAACCGCAATGTTGCGGTAGCGTCCCATGCCTGTTCCTGCAGGAATCAGCTTGCCAATGATGACATTCTCTTTCAGACCGATCAAAGGATCGACCTTGCCCTTGATGGCGGCGTCCGTGAGAACGCGCGTCGTTTCCTGGAAGGAGGCTGCCGACAGGAAGGAATCCGTCGCGAGCGACGCCTTCGTGATGCCGAGGAGAATCGGCTTCGCGACGGCAGGCTCGCCGTCGGCCTCGATGGCGACGGCATTCGCCGCTTCAAAGGAGTTGATGTCGACGTATTCGCCGGGCAGGAAACTCGTCGTGCCCGCCTCCTCGATCTTCACCTTGTGCAGCATCTGACGCACCATGACTTCGATGTGCTTGTCGTTGATCTCAACACCCTGCGACTTGTAGACCTTCTGCACCTCGTAGACGAGGTAGCGCTGCGTATCGCGCAAACCGCAGACGCGCAGGATATCGTGCGGATTGATCGATCCTTCCGTCAGACGGTCGCCCGGCATGAGATGGTCGCCGTCGTGCAGGGCGAGGCGTGCACCGTAGGGAATCGCGTACTCGCGCGATTCGCCCGATTCGGGAACGATCAGGAGCTTTCTCATGCCCTTGCCCGTATCCGTGATCTCAACCGTTCCTTCGATCTCAGCGATGATCGCATGGTGCTTGGGCTTTCTCGCTTCAAACAGTTCTTCAACGCGCGGCAGACCCTGCGTAATGTCTTCACCCGCGACACCGCCTGTATGGAACGTGCGCATCGTGAGCTGCGTGCCCGGCTCGCCGATCGACTGCGCGGCAATCGTGCCGACAGCCTCACCGACCTCGACCTCCGTCTGGTTCGCGAGATCGCGTCCGTAGCATTTGACGCAGACGCCGAACTGCGATTTGCATGTCAAGACACTGCGGATGGACACGCGCTCGCGCACCGCCGCAATCTTCTTGGCAAGCGCCTCGTCGATCGCATCGTTGAGCGAAGCGACCTTCTCGCCCGTCTCGGGATTGAAGATGTCCTCTGCCAGCACGCGGCCTGTGATGCGATCCTCCAACGACTCAATGATGCCGTTGCCTTCCTTGATGGCTTCGACCTCGATGCCGCGCACATTGTTGTTGCGCACCTTGAGCTCCTTGGCGTCGCTCGCAAGGATGGCCTCGATCTGCTCTTCCGTCAAATCGACGGCGGCGGGAACGATCTCCGTGCCTTCGCTGTCTGTGACGGCATAGCGCGTTTCCTTGCCGAGCATTTCGTGAATCATAGCGTGCTTGATTTCCGCACGGCGCGCCTCGTCCGGCTCGCCAAGGGCAATCTTCTCCGAGACCATCGTGCTGCTGATGATGGCTTCGGAGGTCAGGGAAGAGCCGCGCAGGACAATCTCATGCACATCTTCCTCGGCAAGAAGTTCCAAATCGCCTTCCGTCAGCACCGTGTCCTTCGGCAGCA of the Selenomonas sputigena genome contains:
- a CDS encoding aspartate aminotransferase family protein yields the protein MPCLGHFYREPRQIVRGSMQYLFDSEGRKYLDCFAGVSVINCGHCNPEITEKVTKQVETLQHVCNIYLTENFVNLAEKLAEITPGDLQKSFFCSTGTEATEGAALLATIHTGSSEFIALRNGLHGRTKLTMSLTGIGMWRTDPNPVGGIQFAPNPYCYRCPLGKTHPECGLACADEVETIIRTATSGKPAAFIAESIQGNAGIIVPPEGYFQRVKEIISSYGGLFIADEVQTGFARTGRMFAIEHAGVVPDIMCVAKALGNGQPISAFIASAKVADSYTKPGASTLGGNPVSSTAGLAVLNYIEEHHLAENAEARGKQLRKGLAEIQKRHPIIGDIRGLGLMTGAEFVHSDKRPAPEELDTVLEELKDRGFIVGKNGVARNVMAFQPPLIITEENINDVLDALEHVLVKFKL
- a CDS encoding peptidase U32 family protein, with translation MLLTRNCVELLAPAGTWDALVAAVEAGADAVYLGGKHFNMRMHHGDTNFDNEMLKKAVDFTHEHGVKLYITLNNLISEEELPALREYLLYLQEIRPDAILVQDFAVLELKKELGIDIPLHTSVMMNTHNEAAIEKLKEYGITRIVVGREMTLSELSLFKERTGLEVEYFMHGDMCMSESGQCIHSGVLFGQSGNRGRCLKPCRWAYELIDEETGEVLDAESEGPYKLALKDMCMYRNIPELIQAGVHSFKIEGRMRPAEFIRRIVRTYRKAIDSYIADPFGYQVDEAGWRDLFDNRARDFTTTFALGPTTARDIGFDGTREPRFFSEAVKEPGFQDDILKTERPIARENAPHRRLSVRVGDIEGARAAIESGADAVYVGGEAFRPKKPWRLTDIESIIETANESGAKIFVNTPRTTMRRECGELEQFFTVLERLQPAGILVSNLGSLRLAQTITSLPVQADLSFNLFNHLAAKFLKENGLAMAASSFELSFEQLRSLVEASELPIETVVHGSYESMILDHNLPEMSLGSYDPLKNPEFLDRRYALRDRTGEVHSIRIDQFGRNHLYFAKDLCLYPYLEKFNGIASYRIEAQDYAPALVALVTKTYREALDALSRGEKAFDESALAALAAKSPRAFGLGIYRFRESKDSI